One Gambusia affinis linkage group LG15, SWU_Gaff_1.0, whole genome shotgun sequence genomic window carries:
- the gabrb4 gene encoding gamma-aminobutyric acid receptor subunit beta-4 isoform X3 has translation MSINIASIDSISEVNMDYTITMYFQQSWRDKRLAYGELKLNLTLDNRVADQLWLPDTYFLNDKKSFLHGVTVKNRMIRLHPDGTVLYGLRITTTAACMMDLRRYPLDEQNCTLEIESYGYTTDDIVFFWEGDDKAVTGVKELELPQFSIVDVRLVSREVRFTTGSYPRLSLSFRIKRNIGYFILQTYMPSILITILSWVSFWINYDASAARVALGVTTVLTMTTINTHLRETLPKIPYVKAIDVYLMGCFVFVFLALLEYAFVNYVFFGRGPAQQKKINERLGKVNNERTRYEEKRLREQDSISVPFQTNTFRSFTQRRNLYLEEQRKVGVDAYGNILLTTLDMNNEVMPSDVGSSVNDSRNSVMSFDSSGIQFRKPMAPRDGYGHHSLDRSAMRSRANCRLRRRSSKLKLKIPNLSDVSTIDKWSRVIFPITFGFFNLIYWLYYVN, from the exons ATGAGCATCAACATAGCCAGTATCGACTCCATCTCAGAAGTAAACATG GACTACACCATCACAATGTATTTCCAGCAGAGCTGGAGAGACAAGCGTTTGGCCTACGGAGAGCTGAAACTAAACCTGACTTTGGACAACCGCGTAGCAGACCAGCTGTGGCTCCCTGATACTTACTTCCTTAATGACAAGAAGTCCTTTCTTCATGGAGTGACGGTGAAAAACCGAATGATCCGCCTGCACCCTGATGGCACCGTCCTATACGGACTAAG AATAACAACTACTGCTGCCTGTATGATGGACCTGAGGAGATACCCTCTGGATGAACAGAACTGCACTCTGGAAATTGAAAGCT ACGGATATACAACAGATGACATCGTATTTTTTTGGGAAGGAGATGACAAAGCTGTGACCGGGGTTAAAGAGTTGGAATTACCTCAGTTCTCCATTGTGGATGTCCGCCTGGTGTCCAGGGAGGTCAGGTTTACTACAG GTTCATATCCAAGGCTCTCATTGAGTTTCAGGATTAAGAGGAACATAGGCTATTTCATCTTGCAGACGTATATGCCCTCCATCTTGATCACCATCCTCTCCTGGGTCTCCTTCTGGATCAATTATGATGCCTCTGCAGCTCGCGTGGCCCTCG GTGTGACAACGGTGCTTACCATGACCACGATTAACACCCACCTTAGGGAGACCCTCCCAAAGATTCCTTACGTGAAAGCCATCGACGTCTACCTCATGGGCTGTTTTGTGTTCGTGTTCCTGGCCCTGCTTGAATATGCCTTTGTAAATTACGTGTTCTTTGGCCGGGGCCCTGCACAACAGAAGAAAATCAATGAGAGGCTGGGCAAAGTCAACAACGAGCGTACGAGATACGAAGAGAAGCGCCTGAGGGAACAG GACTCCATTTCCGTGCCGTTTCAAACCAACACCTTCAGGTCATTTACACAGCGAAGAAATCTGTATCTCGAGGAACAAAGAAAAGTTGGG GTGGATGCTTACGGGAACATCCTCCTCACCACGCTGGACATGAACAACGAGGTGATGCCTTCCGACGTGGGGAGCAGCGTCAATGACTCTCGGAACTCCGTCATGTCCTTCGACAGCTCCGGCATCCAGTTTAGGAAGCCCATGGCGCCCCGGGATGGCTACGGCCACCACTCGCTGGACCGGAGCGCCATGCGGAGCCGCGCCAACTGTCGGCTACGGCGACGCTCCTCCAAGCTCAAGTTGAAAATCCCAAACCTGTCAGATGTTAGCACCATCGACAAGTGGTCCCGGGTCATTTTCCCCATCACCTTTGGATTTTTCAACCTAATCTACTGGTTGTACTATGTGAATTGA